A single region of the Enterobacter cloacae complex sp. R_G8 genome encodes:
- the rutF gene encoding NADH-dependent FMN reductase RutF translates to MTTPDKQTFRDAMACVGAAVNIITTDGPAGRAGFTASAVCSVTDSPPTLLVCLNRGASVWPTFSENRTLCVNTLSAGQEPLSNLFGGKTPMDARFAAARWQTGETGCPRLEEALASFDCRISQVVSVGTHDILFCDIVSIIRHPAPQGLVWFDRGYHALMRPAC, encoded by the coding sequence ATGACGACACCCGATAAACAAACCTTTCGCGATGCCATGGCCTGTGTGGGCGCGGCGGTCAATATCATCACCACCGACGGCCCTGCTGGCAGAGCGGGCTTCACCGCCAGCGCCGTATGCAGCGTCACCGACTCACCCCCGACGCTATTGGTGTGTCTCAACCGCGGCGCCTCCGTCTGGCCGACGTTTAGCGAAAACCGCACCCTGTGCGTCAACACCCTGAGCGCAGGACAGGAGCCGCTCTCCAACCTGTTTGGCGGCAAAACGCCGATGGATGCACGCTTTGCCGCTGCCCGCTGGCAGACGGGCGAGACGGGCTGCCCGCGTCTGGAGGAGGCGCTGGCCTCGTTTGATTGCCGTATCAGCCAGGTGGTCAGCGTCGGCACCCACGACATTCTGTTTTGCGACATCGTGTCCATTATCCGCCACCCCGCCCCGCAAGGGCTGGTGTGGTTTGACCGCGGCTACCACGCGCTTATGCGACCCGCCTGTTAA
- a CDS encoding malonic semialdehyde reductase — translation MSEAITPAALESLFTGARTHNGWLDRPVSDETLHEIYDLMKWGPTSANCSPARIVFVRSAEGKEKLRPALSSGNLEKTLTAPVTAIVAWDTEFYERLPELFPHGDAKSWFTTSPAHAEETAFRNSSMQAAYLIFACRALGLDTGPMSGFDRQKVDEAFFTGTLLKSNLLINIGYGDVGKLYGRLPRLTFEDACGLA, via the coding sequence ATGAGCGAAGCCATTACCCCTGCCGCGCTGGAATCACTGTTCACCGGCGCACGCACCCACAACGGCTGGCTGGACAGACCGGTCAGCGACGAGACGCTGCACGAGATCTACGACCTGATGAAATGGGGCCCCACTTCCGCCAACTGCTCCCCGGCCCGTATTGTGTTTGTGCGCAGCGCAGAGGGAAAAGAGAAGCTGCGCCCGGCGCTTTCCAGCGGCAACCTGGAGAAAACCCTCACCGCACCGGTCACCGCGATTGTGGCGTGGGACACGGAATTCTATGAGCGTCTGCCTGAACTGTTCCCGCACGGGGATGCGAAGAGCTGGTTTACCACCAGCCCCGCGCACGCTGAAGAGACCGCCTTTCGCAACAGCTCTATGCAGGCCGCTTATCTCATCTTTGCCTGTCGTGCCCTGGGGCTGGACACCGGCCCGATGTCCGGCTTTGACCGGCAAAAAGTCGATGAGGCCTTTTTCACCGGCACGCTGCTGAAAAGCAATCTGCTGATCAATATCGGCTATGGCGATGTGGGCAAACTCTATGGCCGCCTGCCGCGCCTGACCTTTGAAGACGCCTGCGGGCTGGCGTAA
- the rutB gene encoding pyrimidine utilization protein B, with the protein MTTLNARPEAITFSPQQSALIVVDMQNAYASPGGYLDLAGFDVSATRPVIENIKTAVAAARAAGMLIIWFQNGWDDQYVEAGGPGSPNFHKSNALKTMRKRPELQGKLLAKGGWDYQLVDELVPEAGDIVLPKPRYSGFFNTPLDSLLRSRGIRHLVFTGIATNVCVESTLRDGFFLEYFGVVLEDATHQAGPEFAQKAALFNIETFFGWVSNVADFCDALNPPLARIA; encoded by the coding sequence ATGACAACCCTTAACGCTCGTCCGGAAGCCATCACTTTTTCGCCACAGCAGAGCGCGCTGATTGTGGTGGATATGCAAAACGCCTACGCCAGCCCCGGCGGTTATCTGGATCTGGCAGGGTTTGACGTCTCCGCCACCCGGCCGGTGATTGAGAACATCAAAACCGCCGTTGCCGCCGCACGCGCCGCCGGGATGCTCATCATCTGGTTCCAGAACGGCTGGGACGATCAGTACGTGGAAGCCGGTGGCCCCGGCTCGCCCAATTTTCACAAATCGAACGCCCTGAAAACCATGCGCAAACGGCCCGAACTGCAGGGCAAGCTGCTGGCGAAAGGCGGCTGGGATTATCAGCTGGTGGATGAACTGGTGCCAGAGGCGGGCGATATCGTGCTGCCCAAACCGCGCTACAGCGGCTTTTTCAACACCCCGCTCGACAGCCTGCTGCGCAGCCGCGGCATTCGTCATCTGGTCTTTACCGGCATTGCCACCAACGTCTGCGTGGAGTCGACCCTGCGCGACGGCTTCTTCCTGGAGTATTTCGGTGTGGTGCTGGAAGACGCCACCCATCAGGCGGGGCCGGAATTTGCCCAGAAAGCGGCGCTGTTCAATATCGAAACCTTTTTTGGCTGGGTCAGTAACGTCGCCGATTTTTGCGACGCCCTGAATCCGCCGCTCGCCCGTATTGCCTGA
- the rutC gene encoding pyrimidine utilization protein C, protein MPKSVIIPPGTSTPIAPFVPGTLADGVVYVSGTLPFDKDNNVVFINDPKAQTRHVLETIKTVIETAGGTMEDVTFNSIFITDWKNYAAINEIYAEFFPGDKPARFCIQCGLVKPDALVEIATVAHIGK, encoded by the coding sequence ATGCCGAAATCCGTGATTATTCCACCGGGCACCAGCACGCCGATTGCGCCGTTTGTCCCCGGTACGCTCGCCGATGGCGTGGTGTACGTCTCCGGCACCCTGCCGTTTGATAAAGACAACAACGTGGTGTTTATCAATGACCCAAAGGCGCAAACGCGCCACGTGCTGGAGACGATCAAGACCGTGATCGAAACCGCGGGTGGCACGATGGAGGATGTGACGTTCAACAGCATCTTTATCACCGACTGGAAAAACTACGCCGCGATTAACGAGATCTACGCGGAGTTTTTCCCCGGCGATAAACCGGCCCGCTTCTGCATTCAGTGCGGGCTAGTGAAGCCGGACGCGCTGGTTGAAATCGCCACCGTTGCGCACATTGGAAAGTGA
- the rutD gene encoding pyrimidine utilization protein D — protein sequence MKLSVSPPPFDGAPVVVLIAGLGGGGSYWLPQLAALEQEYQVVCYDQRGTGNNPDTLPEDYTLAQMAGELAQALAAVGIARYCVVGHALGALIGLQLALDNADALTALVCVNGWLTLNAHTRRCFRIRERLLHAGGAQAWVEAQPLFLYPADWMAARAPRLEAEEALGLAHFQGKTNLLRRLNALKKADFSRHAARITCPVHLICSADDMLVPSVCSSELQDAIPHSRSAVMRQGGHACNVTEPETFNTLLLNGLASLLHSHEPAL from the coding sequence ATGAAGCTCTCCGTCTCACCGCCCCCGTTTGACGGCGCGCCCGTCGTGGTGCTGATTGCCGGACTCGGCGGGGGCGGCAGCTACTGGTTACCCCAGTTAGCCGCGCTGGAACAGGAGTACCAGGTGGTCTGTTACGACCAGCGTGGCACCGGCAATAACCCTGACACCCTGCCGGAAGATTACACTCTGGCGCAAATGGCCGGTGAGCTGGCACAGGCCCTGGCCGCGGTCGGGATCGCCCGCTACTGCGTGGTCGGCCATGCGCTGGGGGCGCTGATCGGCCTGCAGCTGGCGCTCGACAACGCCGATGCCCTCACAGCGCTGGTGTGCGTCAACGGCTGGCTGACGCTGAATGCTCATACCCGACGCTGCTTTCGGATCCGCGAACGGCTGCTGCATGCCGGTGGCGCGCAGGCGTGGGTAGAGGCACAACCGCTGTTTCTCTATCCGGCAGACTGGATGGCCGCCCGCGCGCCGCGTCTGGAGGCGGAAGAAGCGCTGGGGCTGGCGCACTTTCAGGGTAAAACCAACCTGCTGCGCAGGCTGAACGCGCTGAAAAAGGCCGACTTCAGCCGCCATGCCGCCCGCATTACCTGCCCGGTGCACCTTATCTGTTCCGCCGACGATATGCTGGTGCCCTCTGTTTGCTCGTCCGAGCTGCAGGACGCGATCCCGCACAGCCGCAGCGCGGTGATGCGCCAGGGAGGGCATGCCTGCAACGTCACCGAGCCTGAGACCTTTAACACCCTGCTGCTGAACGGGCTTGCCAGCCTGCTGCACAGCCATGAACCCGCTTTATAA
- the rutA gene encoding pyrimidine utilization protein A: MKIGVFVPIGNNGWLISTTAPQYMPTFELNKAIVQKAEHYHFDFALSMIKLRGFGGKTEFWDHNLESFTLMAGLAAVTSRIQIYATAATLTLPPAIVARMASTIDSISGGRFGVNLVTGWQKPEYDQMGLWPGDEYFSRRYEYLTEYVQVLRDLWGTGKSDFKGDYFTMNDCRVSPQPSVPMKVICAGQSDAGMAFSAKYADFNFCFGKGVNTPAAFAPTAARMKEAAEKTGRDVGSYVLFMVIADETDEAARAKWECYKDGADDDALSWLTEQSQKDTRSGADTNVRQMADPTSAVNINMGTLVGSYASVARMLDEVAAVPGAEGVLLTFDDFLTGVETFGERIQPLMQCRAHIPAITREVA; encoded by the coding sequence ATGAAAATTGGCGTATTTGTACCCATCGGCAACAACGGCTGGCTTATCTCGACCACTGCCCCGCAATACATGCCGACCTTTGAGCTGAACAAGGCCATCGTGCAAAAAGCGGAGCACTACCATTTCGACTTTGCACTTTCGATGATCAAGCTGCGCGGCTTTGGCGGCAAAACCGAATTCTGGGATCACAATCTGGAGTCCTTCACCCTGATGGCTGGCCTGGCGGCGGTGACATCACGGATTCAGATTTACGCGACCGCCGCCACGCTCACTCTGCCGCCGGCCATCGTCGCGAGGATGGCCTCTACGATCGACTCCATCTCCGGGGGGCGCTTTGGCGTTAACCTGGTCACCGGCTGGCAAAAGCCGGAGTACGACCAGATGGGGCTCTGGCCGGGAGATGAGTACTTCTCGCGCCGTTATGAGTACCTCACCGAATACGTGCAGGTGCTGCGCGATCTGTGGGGCACCGGTAAGAGCGATTTCAAAGGCGACTACTTCACGATGAACGACTGTCGCGTCAGCCCGCAGCCGTCGGTGCCCATGAAGGTGATTTGCGCCGGGCAGAGCGACGCGGGAATGGCATTCTCGGCAAAATACGCCGACTTCAACTTCTGTTTCGGTAAAGGGGTCAACACCCCCGCCGCTTTTGCCCCAACCGCCGCACGTATGAAAGAGGCCGCCGAAAAAACCGGGCGCGATGTGGGATCTTACGTGCTGTTTATGGTCATTGCCGACGAAACTGACGAGGCCGCGCGCGCCAAATGGGAGTGTTATAAGGACGGGGCCGACGACGACGCCCTGAGCTGGCTCACCGAGCAGAGCCAGAAAGATACCCGTTCAGGTGCAGACACCAACGTACGCCAGATGGCCGACCCGACCTCTGCCGTCAATATCAACATGGGCACGCTCGTCGGCTCGTATGCCAGCGTCGCCAGAATGCTTGACGAAGTAGCCGCCGTTCCCGGCGCGGAAGGCGTGCTGCTGACCTTCGACGATTTCCTCACCGGCGTGGAGACCTTCGGCGAGCGCATTCAGCCGCTGATGCAGTGCCGCGCCCACATTCCTGCCATCACCAGGGAGGTGGCGTAA